TTCCAACTCACTCTCGAGGAAATCGTCCACCGTCATATCGGTTTCCAGCGGCACGAGGGATATCGCCGCTTGTTCATAGCCGTTTTTCGGAATGTCCATCAGAACTCCTCCGTTTTTGATGCCTACCGTTTTCAATTGTATTATACCGAATTTTTTGCTACAATGTTTCTTAAATCCGAAAAAGTAAGGAGAACACCACTATGGCTTATGCACTTGAAGATGAATTTGGTGACATCATCGGCAAAGCTCGACGCGGGCAAGACTTGTCTCACAGCCAAGTTGCCACTGCAACCGGTATCACAGAGGCAGACCTTGCTCGTATGGAACAGTATACCTTAAAACCGACAGAAACGCAAGTCCTTCGGCTCGCAGAAACCCTGAATTTGGACGGTGCCAAACTGCTCGATATTGCGACGGAACAGTGGGAACCCGAACCACCGCAACAGAGGAGCGATTCAGCCCTTGAAGTGATCACAATCAGCGCACCGGTCGGCGGCTGGCCCGTCAATGCCTATCTCCTCATCTGCCAAGCAACTAACGATGCCGCGATTATCGACACAGCGGCACATCCAGACCTCATCTTGGAACAGTTAGATGCTCATAACGTGAATCCCACAGCGATTCTTTTAACACACGCCCACAGCGACCACACCGATGGGTTACCGAAGATCCAAACCGCGATTGGCTGCGAAACTTACATCCATACGGACGA
This genomic stretch from Candidatus Poribacteria bacterium harbors:
- a CDS encoding MBL fold metallo-hydrolase, whose translation is MAYALEDEFGDIIGKARRGQDLSHSQVATATGITEADLARMEQYTLKPTETQVLRLAETLNLDGAKLLDIATEQWEPEPPQQRSDSALEVITISAPVGGWPVNAYLLICQATNDAAIIDTAAHPDLILEQLDAHNVNPTAILLTHAHSDHTDGLPKIQTAIGCETYIHTDEPKPQSETRLREVAHGDTLTVGELTVTVVNTPGHTPGGCSFIAETVAFVGDAIFAGSVGGPNISLQNEIDSVRDNLLSLPDGVRLFPGHGPSTTVGEEKAHNPFF